The Peribacillus sp. FSL E2-0218 genome contains a region encoding:
- a CDS encoding bifunctional 3-deoxy-7-phosphoheptulonate synthase/chorismate mutase, with product MSNKELDGLRNQLDDVNLQLLHLINQRAELVQEIGRVKEKQGVNRYDPVRERTMLDLIEANHQGPLDLGSIKHIFKEIFKLGLELQKDDQKKTLLVSRKQKPEDTIIDIKGELVGNGIPSFVFGPCAVESYEQTAAVAEVIKAKGLKLMRGGAFKPRTSPYDFQGLGLEGLQILKRVADEYGLAVISEIVSANDIEAAIDHIDVIQIGARNMQNFDLLKAAGAVNKPVLLKRGLAATIEEFIHAAEYIMSQGNGNIILCERGIRTYEKATRNTLDISAVPILKQETHLPVMVDVTHSTGRRDLLLPTAKAALAIGADGVMAEVHPDPSVALSDSAQQMDFKQFDEFYEEIKRLNWVTV from the coding sequence ATGAGCAACAAAGAGCTTGATGGTCTTCGTAATCAACTGGATGATGTGAACCTTCAGTTATTACATCTTATTAATCAACGTGCTGAACTTGTACAGGAAATTGGTCGCGTCAAAGAAAAACAAGGTGTAAACCGTTACGATCCGGTCCGCGAAAGAACAATGCTTGACCTTATCGAAGCGAACCACCAAGGACCGCTTGATCTTGGTTCGATTAAACATATTTTCAAGGAAATCTTCAAATTGGGCTTGGAGCTGCAAAAAGACGATCAGAAGAAGACGCTTCTTGTATCTAGAAAGCAAAAGCCTGAAGACACGATCATCGACATCAAGGGCGAATTGGTCGGTAATGGGATTCCTAGCTTCGTCTTCGGACCTTGTGCCGTTGAATCTTATGAACAAACGGCAGCAGTGGCTGAAGTCATTAAAGCTAAAGGGTTGAAATTAATGCGCGGCGGTGCATTTAAGCCACGTACATCTCCATATGATTTCCAAGGACTTGGCTTGGAGGGCTTGCAAATACTTAAACGTGTTGCAGATGAATACGGCTTGGCCGTCATCAGTGAAATCGTAAGTGCCAATGATATTGAAGCGGCGATCGATCATATTGACGTCATCCAAATCGGAGCACGTAACATGCAAAACTTCGACTTGTTAAAAGCGGCTGGTGCCGTTAATAAACCAGTGCTGTTAAAACGTGGACTGGCTGCAACGATCGAGGAGTTCATTCATGCGGCGGAATACATCATGTCACAGGGCAACGGCAACATCATCCTTTGTGAGCGCGGTATCCGTACTTACGAGAAAGCAACAAGAAATACACTGGATATCTCTGCGGTGCCGATCTTAAAACAAGAAACGCACTTACCGGTCATGGTTGATGTGACGCATTCAACTGGACGGCGCGATCTATTGCTTCCAACGGCTAAAGCGGCACTTGCCATCGGTGCTGACGGTGTAATGGCGGAAGTGCATCCGGATCCGTCCGTTGCATTATCTGACTCTGCACAGCAAATGGACTTCAAGCAATTTGATGAATTTTACGAAGAAATTAAACGTTTGAACTGGGTAACTGTATAA